Within the Silurus meridionalis isolate SWU-2019-XX chromosome 2, ASM1480568v1, whole genome shotgun sequence genome, the region ACCATTAATTGTCTTGTGTAAAGGAAAGGCTAAATATAGAGTCAATAGCCCTATTAGTGCTATACTTCATCTACTGTACACATCCATATtgtggcaagaaaaatctcaagaactttgaatgtcccccaagtgcagtctccaaaaccatcaaacgctaTTATGAAACTCGTGAGTACTGTCCCAGAAAAGAAAGACCAAgtgctacctctgctgcagaggataagtttattagaattcCAGCCTCAGAAACCGTCAGTTCACCTAAATGCGTCTTTCAAGTGGCAgatatatttcaacatccactgttcagaggagactgcatGAGACAATCTTTTATACTCAAAATTGCAGCAAAGAAACCAATACTTTGCAAGAACAACCAGGAACTGACATTAgattaaaaaaggttaaaaaaaaccccaactaTTTTTTCCCACAAATTTAACTTTTAAACTAGCTCAACGTAGCCGGGTGACTTTGTGTAGCTGtgactgtttattttaatttattaattttactaTAAACAAACAGCTACAGTCAGAAATCTTATTAATGAAGTGTTTACTACTGCAGTGAATATTTAGGAATATTGTATTGCAAACAGTCACCTGATGTAAACTTGGTGTTACACTGTTTTAAGAGCTTAATTTatagtagatttttttatacacgtttaataataataataataataatcataataataatcataataataataataatacaaaatctcGAGTTGAGCAAAGGATTGAATTGTAAGAGGCAACGCGCAACTTCTCTCCGCTTCTCTAGGGGGCGCGAAAACTACAAGACTAATCCAACAGTTGCACAAAGCGAAGAAATGAACGGGATTTTGTTGCTAGGTGAAGTCGAATCTCAAATGGCTACAACCAACCTTCACGAGTACACTATCTAGGGAATTTAATTCTGCTTCTGTTGGCTGTATGGCAGTACACTATATGTCAGATTTGACGCTATTTGAGATCGAGCCTGGAAATTCGCTTGCAAcggcataattaaaaaaactttgaggaatgtttgaataataataagtataatgAGTAAACAGGAATGGATAAATAATATGATATACTTTCAGGTACGTATATAGTTAGTGTGAGGTGCAATAATGTGAGTAATGTTAGTGTTGGTAGGTATAGTTTAGCTATGTTTAATAATAGAGGTAGATTAGCGAGAGTGTACTTCCGGCTTGCAGCCTGATTCTGCACAATGCTGCTggtttgtgtgtttcaggggCGATGTCGAGGATATTTGATGAGGAGAGACCTGAAGTGTGTTCAGGCTGAATATGAGGACATAGTGAAGGAATTGGAGGGAGGTTTGGAGCACCTGAGTTGGAGAGGGCAGTTTCTACCCAAACCCCACTTCACTGATGCTGTAAGGTTCATTTACTATCATTTCACAGTGCTGCCATTTAAGGggaaaggggcggggcttgtTCTGCAACCAAGTAAACTAAACTGGCCAAAAATTAAATGTTCACAATTTCCCAAAGATCTGCAATGATTAACCACCAAGACTCTGATGACTGAATAACTATGGAAGGGTTCTATCAAAGCATAGAAGCATTTTCTTGTTGGTTTGAATACATTAAttgctttggtacattcatttgattgtgtacaattgtctgctgtttcctacaatatcatttgttttgtcatgttgatcaaaacaTACTATACTGGTTCCttcctgaatagttttaacccccaaatcATACAGGCAGCAGTTCATTAAATAAGTCATTTCAATTCACCCTTGAGCATTTTTAATCCTTGTAATCCAAACTGTAGTAGGAATTACTAAAACTGTGCGGCGTCATACTCACAACAGGTcgaaacattttgacgatcttgtttgtgaacaatgccAAAAGGTCTCGTCATTCTGATgaaaatgagatgtttattaaCACAAATTACTTTTGAGAGTTGGAGGATaggattaaaacaaaaaagtacaggATTTTGAAAGAAATCCTATAGgtggtgctgtttgtacaaattgttttgaggaATTCACTTAGTAATTTGTAAAGGATGATTTAAGAAACGCTCCAAAGAACAgctaagaaaaactgtaattgtaTTTGGCTCCTTAACACTTAAGTAAAGCAAATAAAGTACAAAGACTGAAAACAGTGTTACCTGGACATAAATCAGAATTTTGTCATATTTACGTCATCAGGACACAGAGAGCGCCTTTTTTAGATATCCTCGCCCAAAGAACCAGATCCAGGAATGTCCCGAGAACGTAGAGAAAGCGAAGATGCAGGATGAGGCACCTTGCCTTCACTCGGAGGTCCTGGTTCCCGAGAGGGATGAGGTTGGAAGTTGTGGCCTGGAGAGAGACCAGAGAGAGACGTGCGCTCCAGCAGGGGGCGATACACAGCAGGAGGGCTTGCAGAGCGACGATGTAACTGACACGACTACTCTGGCTCTGAGAATGAGTGCACTACAGCAGGGTATGAGTTTGTGTTAGAATCCCAGCATAAGTAGTAAATGAATGATTAACATAGTTCGTAGTGCACTGCTGAATACATACTTGCACCCTAACGTCTGTACTAGCACATATCTTGTATACTAGCCCAGTAGATACATTACAGTGACATTGCAGTACTCTCACATATTTGCACAGCTGCATACATACTAGAAACCTAGTAGATGTATTaataccagtggtggacaaagtatacaaaccatgtagttaaagtagagatacactaggcCAAACAATATGACTCCAGTatagtaaaagtgctccctttaaacttccatttaagtaaaattacaaaaagtatttgacttcatatgtacttaagtatccgaAGTACTATGAAATATTATGGCTATATTTCTTAGATTGGAAGAAGAATTCTTGTAAGAAGAACTCGTACAGGGCCGAGGCAGGCAGAGAAGGCACTTGAAAGTGAAGGACTCGttcttcttttcaactacttcaaaaaataATTCACGCAAACAAGGCCACAACTTCTTTTAttgagtttcttccatcatttattcctctcaaaatgtccGGCTtgctgctgaactgtatgttaatagttaagtaaaaagtaagatatttgactttgaaatgtagtgaagtaaaaatctccctaaatagaaaagtaaagtaaacatacacaaaaaagctattcaagtacagtaacaaattacattgacTTTACCTCCAGAATAGCATGCTTGCAAAGTATAATACTTGCACACTAATATGAAGCGGATTTGCATGccatcatattattatatataatatatgtatgtatattttatactttatatatttatatatttattaatgttcttttttatatatatacttattatatataatgacaCTTTTGTGTTCACTAATGTACACTGCTTTTCATACTAATAACGTACTTGCATACTAGGGTACGACTTTCTTAACTCATCTCCATAATAGCATCtcatgtgtgcagtgtgtgcgCAGTTCATACACACCATACCACCATATTTGCATACTTGTATACTACTGCACCAGTCTACACTTTGTACGCATTGTACATTTGCATACCGGTGCAGTTCTTGCATACTAGCATACCTCCAAAGacatttgcacattttcatgCTCTAGTCTACTTGCACACTGTACATACTAGCAAAACTACCTTACAGCACATATGAAATACAGTATGAAATCTAGTGCACAACTGTAAGAATCcatgtgtgtgttgtctttGGCAGCTCCTCCACTGATGCTCATCTTGTCGAAAAATGTACCACACACTCCTGAAGCTCTGAAGCAGCACagaaacactctggccatgGAGCTGCTGTGGATCCAACAGGCCATCGCCAGCAGGAAGAAAGTATGCATTGGAgattaaatgtttcttttataattaagcattttatttgatatatacTGAAATGTTGCTTTATGTAATATTACTCCCTTCGAAATATTTCAGTAGTGACGATCTAGTGAATTTCTAACGCAAAAGAAATGTCTATTCGAACTCTCTTGTGTATCACTCtgcaaaatcacaaaaatgacaataatcTCCAACTTGTCTGGAGTGTGAGCAGTTTGCACCAGTTTGTTATTCAAAGAGCAATACGTGATGGAACCTGAAGCTGTGGTGTCTATTGCAGTGGCCAAAGGAGAGCCCCGCCTTCGGTCATAAAAAGCTAAATTACACTGTGGGAGGCAGCATAACGTTCGGGTCAGCCTTTACAGCCTCTCTCTATCATTACGCTctggaatataaataaatgtcacaGCTGCCCATCAAGTGCAGGGTAACTTTTTCCACTGAAAGCAAGAAACAGGAAAAGCATTTACTTTTGGAGTTATACTAATGTTATAACCAGAGGTGGGGAAAGTGCTGATTTATTCTACTTAAAtgtaaagtataaataattCATCAGAGTCTCAACTAAAATATGGATGTATCCATGCCAAAAAGGGTCTCATATGATGGTTGCAAATGTACTCCAGTTTTAAAAATGGCAAGAGCTTTAATGTAAATGAGTTGCACAAAAGGTGAACAAACAAAATGCTTAGTTCCTGTTTttacttatgttatagcagctgtaaacacttGTTTTATTACCAACATCCCTTTGTTTCTCTCCTGAAGTTTTAATGTCATGTCATGATAAAAGAAAACTGAAACTGATAGCTTTATATCGACAGTGCTTTTctgctggagactccttccattaatgttAAAGAAACGCAACAATTAACaattataaacaatttttttgagGGACAGGGTAGTGGTtctggctcagtggttaaggcccTGGGTTATAGAACAGCAGGTCAATGGTTTAACCCTCAgttttgccaagctgccactcttgggcccttgagcagggccctcaACCCTCTAAATGCTTAAAGAGGGCTTTGAGATGACTGATCCTGAGCTCTGAAATTAGCTTCCTAATGTTACTGGGAGATGCAAAGATGAAGTGAAGAATTTCACTCTGTATATACGACaagcaaaaacttttttcttctttctttctttctattttatttgattttctttttttgtttgttcttcaattctttgtttctttctttttttctgtctgtctttcttttatttgtttttcttttcattcattcttttgttcttttgtttcttccctttttctttgtttccttattctttctctttcttttctcttcgtTACAtttgtcctttctttctttctttctttctttctttctttctttctttctttctttctttctttctttctttcttttctgtttattctttctttctttctttctttctttctttctttctttctttctttcttttctgtttattatttctttcttcctttctttcatttgtttttcttatttttctttctttctttctttctttctttctttctttctttctttctttcttaagtCCCTGTGAAGGACCTGTTTATAGATTATAGAAATGACACATGTAATCATCTAACACTCTGATCTGCATTGCTGACCAAATCCAGAAATCACTTTAACTGTATAAATTTATTACTAAATACTAAATCAgacttttcagtgttttttttaatcactgtacattgATTGTCTTATGGTGACTCACGTTgtccttgtttgtttttttgtgtgtttgtatttcagTATCTGACCTTGAAACAGAAGATGGAAACGTCATAGTGACTAAGGACCTGGAAGTGTGGGGGAAAAGTGGACACTTGAGTATTTAGTGGCTTCACAAGTGAAGGTTTAATTGGACATGAATGTGACCTCCTTTTtgaccttcttcttcttcttgtcacCTTCTAATTATTTCTGCTGCGAATGGAAAAAACATCGAAGGAAGCAGTACATAAAGAACTTAAGCGTAAATTTTTTACCCGACTGTAAATTTTGTGCTTGTTGATTTTTTTGCCGGAATTtgtaataaactgtatttatttgaaGCAAATATCATGTGTAGTGAGAATCGTAGGTTTCTTTCAGAGCGATTAAATTTCCTTTAATTTCCCCCAAAATCTACAGTGTGTGGCCCTTGATAACAGTGTACATCACAGTGCACACAGATTTATGACTGTATGTcatgtacactgtgtgtgtgtgtgtgtgtgtgtgtgtgtgtgtgtgtgtgtgtgtgtgtgtgtgtgtgtgtgtgtgtgtgtgtgtgtgtgtgtgtaaagcccaaaatcctaaaaaaataaGTCACATTAGTGTTTACGTTCTATGAAATAATGATGTGTTGTCTTTACTATGGAGAAGTGAGGAGGAAATTAGAAAAGCTTGTTAGATTTATGTAaaccttttgtatttttatctgtatgtctctctgtctttctctttcactctctttctctcattctctctctctctcactccctccttCTCCCCCTCTTTTGTTGTTACCAATGATCACTGGCAATGCTGCCATAGCAACCAGGAAACACTCcagtgtgcatgtatgtatgtgtgtgtgtgtagaagaagACACTAAACGCTTGAGCTGGTGAGAAGCGCGGGACGGCATAAGAAAAGATAAGATATTCACTCAGACGTTGCATATGATCAGATATTTTGTAAGTATGAAAGCgggagagagagtgtttgtatctgcttgtgtgtatatatgcatgtgtatgtgtgagagagaaagagtgtgaaaGAATGCACTAATGTATATTGTAGAAACTCTATTGAAGTCTATGGACTTGGGGAAATTTTGAATTTGGTGGATGTAAcatcaaggtgtgtgtgtgtgtgtgtgtgtgtgtttttttgttttacagtggGAAATCAGATTTTGCCCAGGTCAGGCGTGATGGCCTCCAGCGGAGCAACTGCCCTCTTGCCCCCTGTGAAGAGTGTTGTGGTATACAAGAACGGAGATCCCTTCTTCTCAGgtctgctctttttttcttcttcctgtatAATGATTAATGCTGAGTGCAACAGACTCATCAAGCGTAGCTTCATGGCGTGTTTCCTGAgtttgctattaaaaaaaatcaaaaagtcCGTTTGACCTGTTCCTCTCTGTATGATCCAGGGAGAAGGTTCATCGTCAACCAGCGACAGGTCTCCACTATGGAGTCTTTCCTGAACGACGTGACTCTTAGCATCGGAGCTCCTCTAGCCGTGCGAACACTCTACACGCCACGGAACGGCCACCGGGTACCCGATCTAGAGAACCTCCAGCAGGGGGCGCAGTACGTGGCTGCCGGGTTCGAGAGATTCAGAAAGATGGAGTGAGTTTGAaggaataaatagaaaaataatacatagaGATGGATCTTTAATTGCGATATGGCGTGGTTACATTTCCTTCATTAACCATGAAGCATGGGTTCCTCAGACTTTAAAGCCTTTAGCAAATGTTGAATGCAAACTGTTTTtgaggaggtttttttttatgtttttctgtattatatttaacattcaCACCCCAATCAGGTAGTGTTGAAAGCTGGAGGGCTAAGGAACATGTTCATATTGTCTTAGACAATTTTGACAACCTGATTTGCAATGCATTTTGGAATCAGTCCACCCCATTAGTGTTCAATTACTCATTTTGTGTAGAGCTTTTAAAACTGGACACAGAGCAGATATCCTGATGTAGGTTTTCGATCCTCAGAGGTGACAGCAGAGACACAAGAAAGCTTAAAGCTCTAAATGGTCATCTTTTGGGTGACAGAAGATTAGGAGTGGGAATCTAAATAATTTGTGTATTCAGGTGTAGAAAAGCAAAGACAAACTACTGAGTGTTTTGCAGGATTGTGGATAAGTATTTTGGGAAAGGCACAGGACAGTCTTAGGTACAAACTTAAAAGCCAGATGCGATTATTATTAATCACCAGAAATTATGCTGATGAATCTGCTGATAATGCAGATCTTCAACATTGTGGtttgatgtttttatataaagattttgtaatatattaatTGTAAAAGCTACATCACATCAAATGTAGTTTTTATGATGATTTCAGtatattttctaaatgtatacCCATAAATACCCCGGTACATTTGTATCTTTCTCAAGCTGCCAAATATGTGCCTCCACTGACCAGCAGGATGTCGTGACTTTACAGCTCCACATTATTCCCCAAATTCACATTTTGGTGATAAAGTCAAAGGGCAGAACATCTCGTTCGGCCTCGGAGACGTCACAGCGGCTTTGTGCAAGCAAGTCATCAGGCGTCTGAGAAACCAGGCTGTAAAGGAGCCCTTTTATCCAAACATTAGTGCGCCAACATGGGAGGTGTTCCTGCACGAATGTTAATCcg harbors:
- the iqcc gene encoding IQ domain-containing protein C; this encodes MSKQEWINNMIYFQGRCRGYLMRRDLKCVQAEYEDIVKELEGGLEHLSWRGQFLPKPHFTDADTESAFFRYPRPKNQIQECPENVEKAKMQDEAPCLHSEVLVPERDEVGSCGLERDQRETCAPAGGDTQQEGLQSDDVTDTTTLALRMSALQQAPPLMLILSKNVPHTPEALKQHRNTLAMELLWIQQAIASRKKYLTLKQKMETS